A section of the Malania oleifera isolate guangnan ecotype guangnan chromosome 2, ASM2987363v1, whole genome shotgun sequence genome encodes:
- the LOC131148379 gene encoding zinc finger BED domain-containing protein RICESLEEPER 1-like — protein MGLAGPAAGRNLQYLNISSASRTQLGRPSLFPWSSTWSRPTFSPFSVFNFTPPPPSHLLLFVFLNPHSSVLHSDCVSSAVRASRLHLLLPHFSFSLLGSRLSPLASRMFEFGDNASLNTTPCPSSCPSPSPSPSMNTESVNNVATGTELGEKRKFKSRSENDSYMCLIVHFVDIEWRLLKRILSFGPVPNHRGEVLGFAIEKALLDWGIDKVFTITVDNASSNGTAISYLKRRVNNWKGSVLNGEFMHMRCVAHIINLIVQDGLKLVGDSVLRIRQAVKYIRQSPGRTAKFKECANEEKVNCKKHLCLDVPTRWNSIYMMLDTAQKFQKVFDRYDEKDQDFTLDLSKDGGKGKPMEDDWDNVRKMVQFLGCFYHFTLRVSGSNYVTSNTFFHEICMVKDVIFSMYDEYKNGGRQFQCSGPNGKTTEASSSSSSRITGMDYVVDDDEPTMKMMMVMLDKFKRHRSEKEGGEGKSDLERYLSEEPKEGSQEFDILGWWKINNPRFPILSQLARDVLAIPIATIAFESTFSTEGRFLDSFRTSLTPKIVEALICSQDWLRNSPLPVNYEESLEELDKLEKEFDPIGMDDLLE, from the exons ttttcacctttttcagttttcaatTTCACGCCGCCGCCCCCCTCCCACCTCCTCCTCTTCGTCTTCCTCAATCCTCATTCCTCAGTTCTTCATT CCGATTGTGTGTCGTCCGCCGTGCGAGCCTCCCGCCTCCACCTCCTCCtgcctcatttttctttttctcttctcggCTCTCGCCTCTCGCCTCTCGCCTCTCGT ATGTTTGAATTTGGGGACAACGCAAGTCTTAATACAACTCCTTGTCCGAGCTCATGCCCGAGTCCAAGTCCAAGTCCAAGCATGAATACAGAATCAGTAAATAATGTTGCTACAGGAACAGAATTGGGTGAGaagaggaaatttaaatcaagatcaGAG AATGATAGTTACATGTGTCTAATTGTGCATTTTGTTGACATTGAATGGAGGttacttaaaagaattttaagtTTTGGTCCAGTTCCTAATCATCGAGGGGaagtgttaggttttgctattgaGAAAGCTTTGTTGGATTGGGGAATTGATAAAGTTTTTACTATTACTGTAGATAATGCAAGTTCTAATGGTACAGCCATCAGTTACTTAAAGAGGagggtgaacaattggaagggtaGTGTGCTCAATGGTGAGTTCATGCACATGAGGTGTGTTGCACATATCATTAATTTAATTGTGCAAGATGGATTGAAACTTGTGGGAGATTCTGTACTTCGAATTAGGCAAGCAGTAAAATATATTAGGCAATCACCTGGTAGAACTGCTAAATTTAAAGAGTGTGCAAATGAGGAAAAGGTTAATTGTAAAAAACATTTGTGTTTGGATGTGCCTACTAGATGGAATTCCATATATATGATGTTGGACACtgctcaaaaatttcaaaaagtttttgaTAGATATGATGAAAAAGACCAAGATTTTACACTTGATCTTTCAAAAGATGGTGGAAAAGGAAAGCCaatggaagatgattgggataATGTGAGGAAGATGGTGCAGTTCTTAGGATGTTTCTATCACTTCACTTTGCGTGTTTCTGGTTCTAATTATGTGACTTCTAATACTTTTTTCCATGAAATTTGCATG GTGAAGGATGTTATTTTTTCAATGTATGATGAGTATAAAAATGGGGGTAGACAATTCCAATGCAGTGGACCTAATGGTAAAACTACCGAAGCTAGCTCTAGTTCTTCTAGTCGTATCACTGGTATGGACTATGTGGTGGATGATGACGAACCAACAATGAAGATGATGATGGTTATGCTAGATAAATTCAAGAGGCATAGGTCAGAAAAAGAAGGTGGGGAAGGCAAAAGTGATCTTGAGAGGTATCTTTCTGAGGAACCTAAAGAGGGTAGTCaagaatttgatattttaggatGGTGGAAGATAAATAATCCAAGGTTTCCTATCCTTTCACAGTTGGCACGTGATGTTTTGGCTATCCCCATAGCTACTATTGCTTTTGAGTCTACATTTAGTACGGAAGGTCGTTTTCTTGATTCTTTCAGGACATCATTGACTCCTAAGATTGTGGAGGCTCTTATATGTTCTCAAGATTGGTTGCGGAATTCACCATTACCAGTGAACTATGAAGAAAGCCTTGAAGAACTTGATAAACTTGAGAAAG AATTTGATCCAATTGGCATGGATGatttattg gaaTGA